One part of the Cyanobacteriota bacterium genome encodes these proteins:
- a CDS encoding HAMP domain-containing histidine kinase yields ASEPSKLWVPTTVLQRMDSSCDRQLHLINSLVEANEVEMWGVTLQPQVMAVNTLLKELADTWEPILPDYQASLDCQLSSDAPLVKADPSQIWRVLENLLANALKHNPPGVHVTLTTAIATTPGYVRCAVADDGVGIDPSQTASLFERYRRGTSISRVRGLGLGLYLCRQIVIAHGGEIGVETSLGHGAEFWFTLPIAG; encoded by the coding sequence CTGCATCAGAACCCTCTAAACTGTGGGTGCCTACGACAGTATTGCAACGGATGGACAGTAGTTGCGATCGTCAACTTCACCTGATTAATTCCTTGGTAGAAGCTAATGAGGTGGAAATGTGGGGAGTTACGCTTCAACCACAAGTGATGGCTGTAAATACCCTGCTGAAGGAATTAGCCGATACTTGGGAGCCTATCTTGCCCGACTATCAGGCTAGCTTAGATTGTCAGCTTTCCTCTGATGCGCCGCTGGTCAAAGCTGACCCCAGTCAAATTTGGCGAGTGCTAGAAAATTTGTTGGCAAATGCCCTCAAACACAATCCACCAGGGGTTCATGTCACCTTAACAACCGCGATCGCCACTACTCCAGGCTATGTGCGCTGTGCCGTAGCTGACGATGGTGTTGGCATTGACCCCAGCCAAACTGCTAGCCTGTTTGAGCGCTATCGTCGGGGCACATCCATATCGCGGGTGCGGGGCCTGGGGTTAGGATTGTATCTCTGTCGGCAAATTGTGATAGCCCATGGTGGTGAAATTGGTGTGGAAACTAGTCTTGGTCATGGTGCAGAGTTCTGGTTTACGTTACCGATCGCTGGTTGA